TTTTCTGCTTCGTTAATTCTTGATTTGTCGTTACCGAAGTGAACAACATCTACATTGTTCGCACCTAAAAGGTTAATGATGTCGTGTTCTGCACTAACGCAAACAGGACAACCTGCATGAAAGAAAACTGATTTACTCATTTTTTATGAATTTAAATTGTTATGACATTATTGTCGGTACAAATATAGTTAGGTATCCTAACTTTCCAAAATAAAAGTTTTCAACACCTCTTTTTTGTCAAAAATTATTGTCGGTTTGATTTGGGATTGTCTGTCTGTTACACTTGCAGGTAACGATTTGCAGCTACCAGAAGGGCGGGATTTTAACCACAAAATTAATTTAGAAAGATGAATGATAATTTAACCACAAATGCTTCTAACGAAGCCGAAAGCCCCGCCTTTTTGGTAGGTGCTGTTATGTGCCGTGCTGGTGATTTTGTAAAAGAAGCTGGTGGAGATTGGATAAAGGTACTTAGGGTAGAAGGAAGAAACATATACCTTGATTATGATGATGGACTGAATTGCTTAGATGTTGATGATGTCATTGAGTGGAAGCATGGCACATAACGTGTCGCAGCTACAAGAAGTTGGCGATTTCGGAGACGAAAACTGTCTGCCACCACTGAACTTGATACGAAGCACAAAGCTTCAACTAACCAATGAACCGCCAATTTCTTGTAGCTGCTGTTATAGGGCGTTTTTTCTTTCATTTGTTTCTGTTGTCCTCTGTCACACGAAACCGAAATTCTCTATCAATTTCATTTCCCTTGTCGTCAATTTGCGTAATGTAATTAGCTTTTGATTTTATTAGGTCAATACTGTCTTTTTGATAATAACTTTCAGTTCTTATAACAAGTTTGTTCGTCTTTATGCAATTATCAATATTTGATTTGTCAATTGTAATAATGCTGTCTTTCAACTTGTATGTTCCATAAAAGTAACTCTGTCCAAGTCCGCTGCCGTTTGCCATTACGTAATTTCCGTCTGTCTTAAAGTCTACTGAGAAACCATTAAAACCACCGTCATAAAAACCACTAATTAAAGTCGGTGCATTAGTCTTGCTGTCTTGGTAATAGAATAAGCCAATGTTTGTCAGGATAAATAAAAGTCCAATAAAGCTCGGCAAATAACTTATTAATTTTTTTGTAGTCTTAAACTCTTTTCTGTCTTTACGAATTGTCCAAATTAAGATTACAAGACCAATGAATGCAATTACTAACAAAATAATTCCGTCAAGAAAAAAGTCATCTTCAGCTGTCTGATACAATTTGTATGTGAACCAAGTCCCAAAAATTGTTAGCAGAATAATTCTTAATATTTTGTTGTCTCGTGTCAATTGTGTCGTCTTTTAAAATGCCCTATAACGTTCTCGCGCTACAAGCAGTTTGGGACTAAATTAAGCCCTATTTTCGGATTAGCCAAATAGTCACAAATACAAAACCAATTTCAAATTAAGCATAATACCCAAATTGCTTGTAGCGTGTGTTAGCTGTAGTTTTTTTCTCTATTCAATTCTTCTTGTTTCATTTCGTTTACAAGTTGCTCAATTTTTTCTTTAGTGAATCCCATTCTTTCTGTGTGTTTAGAGTAATAAGAATTTAATTCAGAATCAATATTTTTGGTTTGGTCAATAAAATTTCCAAAATATTTTAGCATTTCCTTACGACCTAAATCCGAGTAGCATTTTTGAATCTCAATCTTAAAATATTTATGAATTAAATAATTTCGCTTTTCAAGTACGTCCTTTAAATCATTTGTATGTTTTTCCGTTAAAGAATAGGATTTCTTTACTTCATTAATGAAATTTCCCATTGTCTTTTTTGACTTTTCAATTGCATCAATTATTTCGTTTACTTCTTTGTTTGTCTTAACCTTTTTTTTAAAAATTCTGTCAGTCCATAGCATTATGGAAAAAGTTTCTTCTAAAACTTGACTAAAATAGATTGAAAGTCCAAAATATGAGTAAATTAAGCGATGTTTTCCATTATCATCTTCAGACTCATATTCAGCTAATGCATCTTTGTAAGTATCCATATTTTAAAGAACTATACCTTTGTATTTACA
This portion of the Bacteroidota bacterium genome encodes:
- a CDS encoding thioredoxin family protein, which produces MSKSVFFHAGCPVCVSAEHDIINLLGANNVDVVHFGNDKSRINEAEKAGVKSVPALVTPNGNVLHINFGASMADVKG